The Streptomyces sp. 11x1 genomic sequence CTGGCGGGCCGGCCGCGAGGCCCTGGAGGCCGCCCTGCGCGCGGCACCCGAGGGCGCGCGGTTCCCCTGGTACGGCCCGCCCATGTCCACCGCCTCCATGGCGACCGCCCGCCTCATGGAGACCTGGGCCCACGGTCTCGACGTCGCCGACGCGCTGGGCGTCCCCCGGATCAGCCCCGGCGACCGCCTCCGGCACATCGTCCGACTCGGCATCCGCACCCGCGACTTCGCCTTCGGCGTGCACGGGCTGACCCCGCCCTTCGAGGAGTTCCGCGTCGAACTCACCAGTCCTGACGGCGAGTTGTGGGCGTACGGCCCCGAGGACGCCACCGACCGTGTCAGCGGTCCCGCCCTCGACCTCTGCCTCCTGGTCACCCAGCGCGCCCATCGCGCCGACCTCGCCCTCCACGCCGAGGGCTCCGACGCCGACCGCTGGCTGGACATCGCCCAGGCCTTCGCGGGCCCGCCGGGCACCGGGCGCGCCGCGAAGGAAGCCACCCCGTGACGGCGGCGGCCCTCCGCATAGGCAACGCCTCCGGCTTCTACGGCGACCGCTTCGACGCCATGCGCGAGATGCTCACCGGCGGCGAACTCGACGTCCTCACCGGCGACTACCTGGCCGAGCTGACCATGCTCATCCTCGGCCGTGACCGCCTGAAGGACCCCACGGCCGGGTACGCCCGCACATTCCTGCGCCAACTGGAGGAGTGCCTGGGGCTCGCGCACGAGCGCGGCGTGCGGATCGTCGCCAACGCCGGTGGCCTCAATCCCGCCGGACTCGCCGACGCCGTACGGGAGTTGGCGGGCCGGCTCGGCATCCCCGTCCGGGTCGCGCACGTCGAGGGCGACGATCTGACCACCGACCACTCCGGCACCCTCGCCGCCCACGCCTACCTCGGCGGCTTCGGCATCGCCGCCTGTCTGCGGGAGGGCGCCGACGTCGTGGTCACCGGCCGGGTCACGGACGCGGCCCTGGTGACCGGGCCCGCCGCCGCGCACTTCGGCTGGGGGCCGGGGGAGTACGACCGCCTCGCGGGCGCCGTCGTCGCCGGACACATCCTGGAGTGCGGGGCGCAGGCGACCGGCGGCAACTACGCGTTCTTCCACGAGTCCACCCCGGCCGCCCTTCGCCACCCCGGCTTCCCCCTCGCCGAACTCCACGCCGACGGCATGGCCGTGATCACCAAACACCCCGGCACCGGCGGTCTCGTCGACGTCGGCACGGTCACCGCGCAGCTCCTCTACGAGACGGGCGGTGCCCGGTACGCGGGCCCCGACGTCACCGCCCGCCTCGACACGATCACCCTCACCCAGGACGGCCCCGACCGGGTCCGTGTCCACGGCGTACGCGGCGAGGCCCCGCCCCCGACCCTCAAGGTCGGCCTCAACCGGCTCGGCGGCTTCCGCAACGAGGTCACCTTCGTCCTGACCGGCCTGGAGATCGAACGCAAGGCCGCCCTCGTCCGCGATCAGCTGGAGACCGCGATCGCCGCCGCCAAGTCCCGTCCCGCGCACGTGGACTGGGAGCTGTCCCGCACCGACCGGCCCGACGCCCGTACCGAGGAGACCGCCAGCGCCCTCCTCCGGCTCGTCGTCCGCGACCCCGACCAGAACACCGTCGGCCGGGCCCTCAGCGGGGCCGCCGTGGAGCTGGCCCTCGCGAGCTACCCCGGCTTCCACGTCCTGGCACCGCCCGGAAAGGGCGCACCCTACGGTGTGTTCGAGGCGGCTCACGTCGGCCAGGACACGGTCGAGCACCTCGCCGTCCTCCATGACGGCCGCCGGGTCCCCGTGCCCCCGGCCGGCGACCACCTCGTCCTGCGGCCCGTCGACGAGCCGCCGCTCCCGGAGCCGCTGCCGCAAGGGCTCCCCACCCGCCGCGCACCCCTCGGCCTCGTCGTCGGGGCCCGCAGCGGGGACAAGGGCGGCAACGCCAACATCGGCCTCTGGGCCCGCACGGACGACGCGTGGCGGTGGCTGGCCCACACCCTCACCACCGACCGGCTCCGCGCGCTCCTCCCGGAGACGGCCGACCTGCCGGTCACCAGGCACACGCTGCCGAACCTGCGCGCCCTCAACTTCGAGATCGCCGGCATCCTCGGCGAGGGCGTCGCCTCGCAGGCCCGCTTCGACCCCCAGGCCAAGGCCCTCGGCGAATGGCTCCGCTCCCGCCACCTGGACATCCCGGAGGCCCTGCTGTGAACGCCCGTCACTTGGGCCTCCCGGAGGGCTCTCCGGCGACCGCCCGCCACCTGGACGTCCGGAAGGGCCTCCTGCGACCGCCCGCCGCCCGGACATTCCGGAGATTCTGCTGTGACCGTCCGCCGCCCGGACCTCCCGAGGGTTCTGCTGTGACTGCCTGCCACTTGGACCTCCCGCAGGGCTCTCCGGCGACCGCCCGCCGCCTGGACACACCGGAGGTCCATCCGTGACCGCCCGCCGCCAGCCCGAGGAGGCCCTCCGGTGACCGTCCTCGCCTCCGCCCTCGACCTGGGCGCCCCCGACCACGTCGCGAACCGCGAGGCCATGCTCGCCCGGCTCGCCGAACTCGACGCCGAGCACGCGAAGGCCCTCGCGGGAGGCGGTGAGAAGTACACCGCCCGCCACCGGGGACGCGGCAAGCTCCTCGCCCGCGAGCGCATCGAACTGCTCCTCGACCCCGACACCCCCTTCCTGGAGCTGTCGCCGCTCGCCGCCTGGGGCAGCGAGTACACGGTCGGCGCCTCGCTCGTCACCGGCGTCGGGATCGTCGAGGGCGTCGAGTGCCTGATCACCGCCAACGACCCGACCGTACGCGGTGGCGCGAGCAACCCGTGGAGCCTGAAGAAGGCCCTCCGGGCCAACGACATCGCCCTCGCCAACCGGTTGCCCTGCATCAGTCTGGTGGAGTCCGGAGGGGCCGATCTCCCCTCCCAGAAGGAGATCTTCATCCCCGGCGGCGCGATCTTCCGCGACCTCACCCGGCTCTCCGCCGCCGGCATCCCCACCGTCGCCGTCGTCTTCGGCAACTCCACCGCCGGTGGCGCGTACGTCCCCGGCATGTCCGACCACGTGATCATGGTCAAGGAGCGGGCGAAGGTGTTCCTCGGCGGCCCGCCCCTGGTCAAGATGGCCACCGGCGAGGAGAGCGACGACGAGTCGCTGGGCGGCGCCGAGATGCACGCGCGCGTGTCGGGCCTCGCGGACCACTTCGCCGTCGACGAACCGGACGCCCTGCGCCAGGCCCGCCGGGTCGTCGCCCGCCTCAACCACCGCAAGGCGTACGCCGACCCGGCCCCGGCCGCGCCCCCGAAGTACGACCCGGAGGAACTGCTCGGCATCGTCCCCGGCGACCTGAAGGTGCCCTTCGACCCCCGCGAGGTCATCGCGCGGATCGTCGACGCCTCCGACTTCGACGAGTTCAAGCCCCTCTACGGCACCAGCCTCACCACCGGCTGGGCCACCCTCCACGGCTATCCGCTCGGCATCCTCGCCAACGCCCAAGGGGTCCTCTTCAGCGAGGAGTCCCAGAAGGCCGCCCAGTTCATCCAGCTCGCCAACCAGCGCGACATCCCGCTGCTCTTCCTGCACAACACCACCGGCTACATGGTCGGCAAGGAGTACGAGCAGGGCGGCATCATCAAGCACGGCGCGATGATGATCAACGCGGTGAGCAACAGCCGGGTGCCCCACCTGTCCGTCCTCATGGGAGCGTCGTACGGCGCCGGTCACTACGGCATGTGCGGCCGCGCCTACGACCCCCGCTTCCTCTTCGCCTGGCCCAGCGCCAAGTCGGCCGTGATGGGCCCGCAGCAACTGGCGGGCGTCCTGTCGATCGTGGCCCGCCAGTCGGCGACGGCCAAGGGACAGCCGTACGACGAGGACGCCGACGCCGCGCTGCGCGCGATGGTGGAGCAGCAGATCGAGTCCGAGTCGCTCCCGATGTTCCTGTCCGGACGGCTGTACGACGACGGGGTCATCGACCCCCGCGACACCCGCACCGTCCTCGGCCTGTGCCTGTCCGCGATCCACACGGCCCCCTACGAGGGCGCACGTGGCGGCTTCGGCGTCTTCCGGATGTGAGGTTGTCTCTCTTGATGTCTCCTGTGATGTCTCCCGTGACCGCACCAGTGATCCAGACGATCGACTCCGTCCTCGTCGCCAACCGCGGCGAGATCGCCTGCCGTATCTTCCGCACCTGCGCCGACCTGGGCATCCGCACGGTCGCCGTGCACTCCGACGCCGACGCGTACGCCCTGCACACGCGCACGGCCGACACGGCCGTACGGCTGCCGGGCGCGGCCTCCGCCGACACCTATCTGCGCGGCGACCTGATCGTGAAGGCGGCCCTCGCCGCCGACGCCGGCGCCGTCCACCCCGGCTACGGCTTCCTCTCCGAGAACGCGGACTTCGCCCGTGCCGTCCTGGACGCGGGCCTCGTCTGGATCGGCCCGCCCCCCGAGGCGATCGAGGCGATGGCGTCCAAGACCCGCGCCAAGGAACTCATGGGCCTGGCGCCCCTGGACGCGGCCGAGGTCACCGGGGACGACCTGCCGGTCCTGGTGAAGGCGGCGGCGGGCGGCGGCGGACGCGGCATGCGCGTCGTACGCCACCTGACAGACCTGCCCGCCGCCCTGGAGAGCGCCCGCGCCGAGGCCGCGAGCGCCTTCGGCGACGGCGAGGTCTTCGTCGAGCCGTATCTGGAGAACGGCCGTCACGTCGAGGTCCAGATCCTCGCCGACACCCACGGCACCGTCTGGCCGCTGGGCACCCGCGACTGCTCCCTCCAACGCCGCCACCAGAAGGTGATCGAGGAGGCCCCGGCCCCCGCCCTGCCCGACGCGCTCACCGAGGAACTCCACACGCTGGCCGTACGCGCCGCGCGCGCCGTCGACTACGTCGGCGCGGGCACCGTCGAGTTCCTCGTCTCCGCCGGCCGGGCCCACTTCCTGGAGATGAACACCCGCCTCCAGGTCGAACACCCGGTGACCGAAGCCGTCTTCGGCCTCGACCTGGTCGCCGAACAGATCCGCGTCGCCGAGGGCCACGCCCTGCCCGCCGACCCCCCACCCGCACGCGGCCACGCCATCGAGGCCCGCCTCTACGCCGAGGACCCGGCCCGCGACTGGACCCCACAGACCGGCACCCTGCACCGACTGGCCGTCCCCGGGGCCGTCTCGTACGGCATCCGCCTGGACACCGGATACGAGGACGGCGACACGATCGGCGTCCACTACGACCCGATGCTCGCCAAGCTGATCGCCCACGCCCCCACCCGGGCGGAGGCGATCCGCAGGCTGGCTGGCGCCCTGGACCGGGCGACGATCCACGGCCCGACCACGAACCGGGCCCTGCTGGTGAACTCCCTGCGCCACGAGGAGTTCACGTCCGCCCGCATGGACACGGGCTTCTACGACCGCCACCTCGACGCCCTCACCGCCAAGACCCCCGACCCGCACGCCCCGCTGGCCGCCGCCCTCGCGGACGCCGCCGCCGGGGGCGACCCCCGCTTCGGCGGCTGGCGCAACGTGCCCTCCCAGCCCCAGACCAAGCGGTACCTGATGGCGGGGGAGGAGCACGAGGTCCACTACCGCCACACCAGGACCGGCCCGGAGGCGGACGACGTCCGAGTCGTCCACGCCGACCCCGGGCGCGTGGTCCTCGAAGTGGACGGCGTCCAACGAAAGTTCGAGGTGGCCCGCTACGGCGACGACATCCACGTCAACGCCACCCCCCTCACCGCCCTCCCCCGCTTCCCCGACCCCACCACCCAACAGGCCCCCGGCTCCCTCCTGGCCCCCATGCCGGGCACGGTCGTCCGCGTGGCGGAGACGCTGAAGCAGGGCTCGACCGTGGAGGCGGGCCAACCCCTGCTCTGGCTGGAGGCGATGAAGATGGAACACAAGATCACAGCCCCGGCGACGGGCACGCTGACGGCCCTGCACGTGGCTGTAGGACAGCAGGTCGAGATGGGCGCCCTCTTGGCCGTGGTCGAGGAGCAGCCCACCTAAAGGGGCGCGGGGCTGTGTCGATATGCGGCTCCGCCGCGCGGGCGCGACCAGCCACAACCCACCCGCACCCTCCTCCCAACGACTGGACCCTCCCCCTTAGGAGCCCCCGATGTCCACGGCCCTCGAATCCGAAGAACACAAAGCCCTACGAGCCGCAGTCTCCGCCCTCGGAAAACGCTACGGCCGCGACTACATGGCCACGATCAACAAAGAGGGCCGTCACCCCGACGAACTCTGGTCCGAGGCCGCCGAACTCGGCTACCTGGGCGTCAACCTCCCCGAGGCCTACGGAGGCGGAGGCGGCGGCATCACCGAACTCTCCATCGTCCTGGAGGAACTCGGCACCGCGGGCTGCCCCCTCCTCATGCTGATCGTCTCCCCGGCGATCTGCGGCACGGTGATCGCACGCTTCGGTACGGAGGCCCAGAAACAAGCCTGGCTCCCCGGCCTCGCCGACGGCTCGCGCCTCATGGCCTTCGGCATCACCGAACCCGACGCCGGCTCCAACAGCCACCGCATCACCACCACGGCCCGCCGCGACGAAACCGGAGACTGGCTACTCACAGGCCGCAAGGTCTTCATCTCCGGCGTCGACCGGGCGGACGCCGTCCTCATCGTCGGCCGCACCGAGGACGCCCGCACCGGCACCCTCAAGCCCTGCCTCTTCATCGTCCCCACGGACACCCCCGGCTTCGAGTACCGCCGGATCGACATGGAACTCCGCGCCGCCGAGAAGCAGTTCGAGCTGACCTTCGACGACATCCGGCTCCCCGCCGACGCCCTGGTCGGCGACGAGAACGCCGGCCTCCTCCAGCTCTTCGCCGGCCTCAACCCCGAGCGGATCATGACGGCCGCCTTCGCCATCGGCATGGCCAGGTACGCCCTCGCGAAAGCCGTCGAGTACGCCCGCGACCGCACGGTCTGGCGCCAGCCCATCGGCGCCCACCAGGCGATCGCCCACCCCCTCGCCCAGTCCCACATCGAACTCGAGCTGGCCCGTCTGATGACGCAGAAGGCGGCCCACCTCTACGACGCGGGCGACGACGCGGCGGCCGGCGAGGCCGCCAACATGGCCAAGTACGCGGCGGGCGAGGCCTGTGTGAAGGCCGTCGACCAGGCCGTGCACACCCTCGGCGGCAACGGCCTCACCGCCGAGTTCGGCCTCGCGTCGCTGATTACGGCCGCGCGCGTGTCTCGTATCGCGCCGGTGAGCCGGGAGATGATTCTCAACTACGTCTCCCACCAGACCCTGGGCCTGCCGAAGTCGTACTGACGGGCACCGTGTGGCGCGAGGAGGAACCATGTTCCGCAGCGAGTACGCAGACGTCCCACCCCTCGAACTCCCCATCCACGACGCCGTCCTGGGCCGGGCCGCCGAGTTCGGCGAGCTGCCCGCACTGATCGACGGAGTCGACGGCACGACGCTCACGTACGAACAACTGGACCGCTTCCACCGCCGGCTCGCGGCCGCGTTCGCCGAGGCGGGCGTCCGCAAGGGCGACGTCCTCGCCCTGCACAGCCCCAACACGATCGCCTACCCGACGGCGTTCTACGCGGCCACCCGCGCGGGCGCCACCGTCACCACCGTGCACCCGCTGGCCACCCCCGGTGAGATGGCCACACAGCTCCAGGACTCCGGGGCGAGCTGGATCGTCACGGTCTCACCGCTGCTGGAGACCGCCCGCGCCGCCGCCGAACGTGTCGGCGGCGTACGGGAGATCTTCGTCTGCGACAGCGCCCCCGGCCACCGCTCGCTGATCGACATGCTCGCCTCCGCCGCGCCCGAACCGGCCGTCGGCATCGACCCGGTGACGGACCTCGCGGCCCTGCCGTACTCCTCCGGCACGACCGGCGTCCCCAAGGGCGTCATGCTCACCCACCGGTCCATCGCCACCAACCTCGCCCAGCTCGAACCGGTCATGCCGGCCGGCCCCGGCGACCGCATCCTCGCCGTTTTGCCGTTTTTTCACATCTATGGCCTCACCGCCCTGATGAACGCCCCGCTGCGGCTCGGCGCCACGGTCGTCGTCCTGCCCCGCTTCGACCTGGAGGGCTACCTCAAGGCGATCGCGGACCACCGCATCACCCACCTCTACGTGGCCCCGCCGATCGTCCTCGCCCTCGCCAAACACCCGGCCGCCGAGCGCTACGACCTCTCCACGGTCCGGCACATCCTCTCCGCCGCCGCACCCCTCGACGCCAAGCTCGCCGCAGCCTGCTCCGCCCGCCTCTCCCTGCCGCCCGTCGTCCAGGGCTACGGCATGACCGAACTCTCCCCCTGCTCCCACCTGGTCCCCCTCGTCCAGGCCGCCGTCGCGCCCCCCGGCACCGTCGGCAAACTCATCGCCGGCACCGAGATGCGGATCGTCTCCCTCGACGACCCCGGCAAGGAGGTCGGCGTCGGCGAACCCGGCGAGATCGTCATCCGGGGCCCGCAGGTCATGAAGGGCTACCTGGGCCGCCCCCAGGCCACCGCCGACATGATCGACTCCGACGGCTGGCTCGCCACCGGCGACATCGGCCATGTGGACGCCGACGGCTGGCTGTATGTCGTCGACCGGGTCAAGGAGCTGATCAAGTACAAGGGGTTCCAGGTCGCCCCCGCCGAACTCGAAGCCCTCCTCGTCACCCACCCCGGCATCGCCGACGCCGCCGTCATCGGCCACTACAACGACGACGGCAACGAGGTCCCGCACGCCTTCGTCGTCCGCCGGCCCACCGCGCGGGACCTCTCCGAGGGCGAGGTGATGATGTACGTCGCCGAACGCGTCGCCCCCTACAAACGCGTCCGCCACGTCACCTTCATCGCCGACGTGCCCCGCGCGGCCTCCGGGAAGATCCTGCGCCGCGAACTCAGGGACCGCCTGTGACCGACCTGATCCACCGTGCCCACGACCGGGGCATCACCACCCTCACCCTCGACTCCCCGGCCAACCGCAACGCCCTCTCGGCGAGGCTGGTCGGGGAGCTGTCGGGCGCGCTCACCCGGTGCGGCGAGGACGACGGCGTACGCGCCGTCGTCCTCGCCCACACCGGGAACACGTTCTGCGCGGGCGCCGACCTGCGGGACCCGCCCGACCCGAAAGCCATGGTCACGCTGCTCCGCCAGATCCTCGACCTGCCCGGACCCGTCGTCGCCCGCGTCACCGGCCACGTCCGCGCGGGCGGCCTCGGCCTGCTCGGCGCCTGCGACATCGCCGCCGCCGGACCCGAGGCCACCTTCGCCCTCACCGAGGTCCGGATCGGCGTCGCCCCCGCCGTCATCTCCCTCACCCTGCGCCCCCGCACCGACCCGCGCGCCCTCGCCCGCTACTACCTCACCGGCGAGCGGTTCGGCCCCGCCGAGGCCGCCCGTATCGGCCTGCTCACGGCCGCCGGGGACGATGTCGACGACGTCCTCGCCCCCGTCCTCGACGGACTGCGCCGGGCCTCCCCGACCGCCCTGGCGGAGACGAAACGCCTGCTCACGGCTAAGGTGCTGGAGAACTTCGACCTGGACGCGGGTGAACTGACCAGCCTGTCGTCCCGGCTGTTCGCCTCCGCCGACGCCCGCGAGGGCATGACGGCGTTCCTCGAAGGACGGGACCCGGAATGGGTGTTGTGAGCATGACTGAAACAGGCCCTGGCGTGGATCGCGGCCCCAAGCAGGACCGCAGCCGCGTCACCCGTCAGCGCCTCCTGGAAGCCGCCGTCTCCTGCCTCGCCGAACACGGCTGGGCCGGCTCCACCGTCTCCGTCGTCGCCGAACGCGCGGGCGTCTCCCGGGGCGCCGCCCAACACCACTTCCGCACCCGCGAGGACCTGTTCACCGCCGCCGTGGAGTACGTCGCCGAAGAGCGCTCCCTCGCCCTGCGCGCCCTCTTCCCCGAAGGCGCCGCCGACCGCCGGGCCGTCGTCGCCGCCGTCGTCGACCTCTTCACCGGCCCCCTCTTCCGCGCCGCCCTCCACCTCTGGGTCGCCGCCTCCAACGAGGAACAGCTCCGCTCCCGCGTCACCGAACTCGAAGCCCGCGTCGGCCGCGAGACCCACCGCATCGCCGTCGACCTCCTGCGCGCCGACGAGACTGTCCCCGGCGTCCGCGAAACCGTCCAGGGCCTCCTCGACATGGCCCGCGGCCTCGGCCTCGCCAACCTGCTCACCGACGACACCGGCCGCCGCGACAAGGTGGTGGCCCAGTGGGCGGCCCTCCTCGACGAGAAACTCGGCTGAGCCGCCCCCGGGACATCAGGGACTCAGCCGCTCCACCGACCACGACCCGTCCGGCTCCGCCACGTACCGCAGCCGGTCGTGCAGCCGGTTCCACCGCCCCTGCCAGAACTCCACACTCTGCGGCACCACCCGGAAACCACCCCAGTGCGGCGGCACCGGCACCTGCTCGCCCTCCGGATAGCGCGCGAGCAACTCCTCGTACGTGGCGTCCAGTTCGGCCCGTGAGGAGATCACCGACGACTGCGCGCTGGCCCACGCCCCCAGCTGCGACCCGTGCGGCCGCGTCCGGAAGTACGCCGCCGTCTCGTCCCGCCCGGTCCGCACCGCCGTCCCCGTCACGATCACCTGCCGGGCCAGCGCGTGCCAGGGGAAGAGCAGCGAGACGTACGGGTTCACCGCCAGGTCAAGGGCCTTGCGCGAGTCGTAGTTCGTGTAGAAGACGAAGCCACGCGCGTCGTACGCCTTCATCAGCACCGTACGAGAAGTGGGGCGCCCCTCCGCGTCGGCCGTCGACACCACCATGGCGTTCGGCTCGAACACCGCCCCCTCCTGTGCGGCCTGGAGGAACCACCGCCCGAACTGCTCCATGGGACCGGCGGCCAGCTCGCTCTCGTCGAGCCCGTCGGCACGGTACTGCTTGCGCATGAGAGCGGGATCGTGATCGTTCACATGGTCATCCTGCCGTATGAACGGCGGACCGGAGGAGAAGTGGCACTGAGTGCCGCCGACCCTCCCTAAAAGTGGCACTCAGGCGTATGGTGCTGGAACCGCCTGTCTCCCTGTCGCACACATCGAGAGGAGCCGCCTGATGTCCGACTTCGACCCCGGCTTTGTACCTGGCCTCGAAGGAGTCGTCGCGTTCGAGACGGAGATCGCCGAACCGGACAAGGAAGGCGGCGCCCTCCGCTACCGGGGCGTCGACATCGAGGACCTGGTCGGCCACGTCTCCTTCGGCAACGTCTGGGGCCTCCTCGTCGACGGCGCCTTCCGCCCCGGCCTCCCGCCCGCCGAGCCGTTCCCCATCCCCGTCCACTCCGGCGACATCCGCGTCGACGTCCAGTCCGCGCTCGCCATGCTGGCCCCCGTCTGGGGCCTCAAACCCCTCCTCGACATCGACGAGGAGCAGGCCCGCGCCGACCTCGCCCGCGCCGCCGTCATGGCCCTCTCCTACGTCGCCCAGTCCGCCCGCGGCCAGGGCCTGCCCATGGTCCCGCAGCGCGAGATCGACAAGGCCCAGTCCGTCGTGGAACGCTTCATGATCCGCTGGCGCGGCGAGCCCGACCCCAAGCACGTCGCGGCCGTCGACGCCTACTGGACCAGCGCCGCCGAACACGGAATGAACGCCTCCACCTTCACCGCCCGCGTGATCGCCTCCACCGGCGCGGATGTCGCCGCCGCCCTCTCCGGCGCCGTCGGCGCCATGTCCGGCCCCCTCCACGGCGGCGCCCCCTCCCGCGTCCTCGGCATGATCGAGGAGATCGAACGCACCGGCGACGCCGACGCCTACGTCAAGCAGGCCCTCGACAAGGGCGAACGCCTCATGGGCTTCGGCCACCGCGTCTACCGCGCCGAGGACCCCCGCGCCCGGGTCCTGCGCCGCACCGCCCGCGACCTCGGCGCCCCCCGCTTCGAGGTCGCCGAAGCCCTGGAGAAGGCGGCCCTGGCAGAACTCCACGCCCGCCGCCCCGACCGGGTCCTCGCCACGAACGTCGAGTTCTGGGCGGCCATCGTCCTGGACTTCGCCGAGGTCCCGGCGCACATGT encodes the following:
- the pdxH gene encoding pyridoxamine 5'-phosphate oxidase, producing the protein MRKQYRADGLDESELAAGPMEQFGRWFLQAAQEGAVFEPNAMVVSTADAEGRPTSRTVLMKAYDARGFVFYTNYDSRKALDLAVNPYVSLLFPWHALARQVIVTGTAVRTGRDETAAYFRTRPHGSQLGAWASAQSSVISSRAELDATYEELLARYPEGEQVPVPPHWGGFRVVPQSVEFWQGRWNRLHDRLRYVAEPDGSWSVERLSP
- a CDS encoding citrate synthase 2, with protein sequence MSDFDPGFVPGLEGVVAFETEIAEPDKEGGALRYRGVDIEDLVGHVSFGNVWGLLVDGAFRPGLPPAEPFPIPVHSGDIRVDVQSALAMLAPVWGLKPLLDIDEEQARADLARAAVMALSYVAQSARGQGLPMVPQREIDKAQSVVERFMIRWRGEPDPKHVAAVDAYWTSAAEHGMNASTFTARVIASTGADVAAALSGAVGAMSGPLHGGAPSRVLGMIEEIERTGDADAYVKQALDKGERLMGFGHRVYRAEDPRARVLRRTARDLGAPRFEVAEALEKAALAELHARRPDRVLATNVEFWAAIVLDFAEVPAHMFTSMFTCARTAGWSAHILEQKRTGRLVRPSARYVGPGARSPQEIEGYADIAAH